The nucleotide sequence ataatttattattgttgaaTCCGACACTTTTTAAACTCCACAATGCACAGCTATTAAATAAAAGAATTGTGATTTCCTCCTTTCCTCCCCCCTTTTTTTGGTTAGTAAAGTAAATATTAAGGCATATTTGGTACAATGCAAATTTGatgaatttattgatatttattttaattattgaaatgGCCATAGAGAGCCATGGggatttttctgtcaaaacatAAACACTAAATTTGCCATGTTATAATTCTTGACACAAATGTTGTAAACGttgtaattattcatttatccaAATATGRCACTTTTGGAGCTCCATACCATAGAAGCAGCAAACCGCCTAAACCTCTGTTCCCTCTCGACTGTATAGTAGATTATTTACGCTGAAGTGGTTGGAGAGGCTCTGCGCTGATGTATAATAGTTCATTCTGTTGTCAGAGTTCAGAGGGGAGATTAAGGAGGGAGAGTAGGATCCCAGTCCCGACATGCTCTCCCTGCTCTGGGACAGTCCCCCAGGGGCCCCGGAGCCGTCACTGCCCGCCAGCAACGAGTTGACGCCCGACACGAAGCTGCTGAAACAGGGGCTGTGCTCCGCAGAGGGAGGCGRCGACGATTTTGGCTCCGTGGAGGCCGGAGATCCGTGCAGGCTGGACGGGGAAGGCGTCAGCAGGCTGGCGGTGTCGGAGAGCTTATGCGGAGCGTCCTCTGATTTGACCGGGAGAGAGCCGTTTATATCCGATCTCCTTTTTCTCTTCCGTCTGAAGTTCCCGTTGTCGAACATCTTCTCACAGTTCGGGTCCAGAGTCCAGTAGTTTCCCTTTCCTGGAGTCAAAAAATAACGCACTCT is from Poecilia reticulata strain Guanapo unplaced genomic scaffold, Guppy_female_1.0+MT scaffold_2599, whole genome shotgun sequence and encodes:
- the foxi1 gene encoding forkhead box protein I1, which translates into the protein QFLPPPTGFGGADLGWLSISSQQELFKMVRPPYSYSALIAMAIQSAQDKKLTLSQIYQYVADNFPFYKKSKAGWQNSIRHNLSLNDCFKKVARDEDDPGKGNYWTLDPNCEKMFDNGNFRRKRKRRSDINGSLPVKSEDAPHKLSDTASLLTPSPSSLHGSPASTEPKSSXPPSAEHSPCFSSFVSGVNSLLAGSDGSGAPGGLSQSRESMSGLGSYSPSLISPLNSDNRMNYYTSAQSLSNHFSVNNLLYSREGTEV